From a single Aggregatilinea lenta genomic region:
- a CDS encoding SagB/ThcOx family dehydrogenase: protein MPTDPGHDFLTASQHKHLDPTGQAQGLPQPPLEWPFAPDAPQIPLPDPDPVAAAPVVLRELIEARTTHRRYTNDPITLAELAYLLWCTQGVKPTGTAAITKRTVPSAGSRHPYETHLIVNRVEGLEPGLYRYLALENTLIRLPAPDDLAQRATETCGKQLIADAAVTFVWAVVHERVTWVYGTRGYRYLFLDAGHICQNLYLAAESIGCGVCAIASFDEDALHALLGIDGTEMFVTYMGSVGKI, encoded by the coding sequence ATGCCCACCGACCCCGGTCACGACTTCCTGACCGCCTCCCAACACAAACACCTGGATCCCACCGGACAGGCGCAAGGGCTGCCCCAGCCGCCGCTGGAATGGCCCTTCGCCCCTGACGCGCCCCAGATCCCCCTGCCCGATCCGGACCCTGTCGCCGCCGCACCGGTCGTGCTGCGCGAGCTGATTGAGGCGCGCACCACGCACCGCCGCTACACGAACGATCCGATTACCCTGGCCGAACTCGCATATCTGCTGTGGTGCACGCAGGGCGTCAAACCGACCGGCACCGCCGCGATCACCAAACGTACCGTGCCGTCCGCCGGATCGCGCCATCCCTACGAGACGCACCTGATCGTTAACCGTGTCGAGGGCCTGGAACCCGGCCTGTACCGCTACCTCGCCCTGGAAAACACGCTGATCCGCCTGCCCGCTCCGGACGACCTCGCACAGCGGGCCACCGAAACCTGCGGCAAGCAGCTCATCGCAGACGCGGCGGTGACGTTCGTGTGGGCCGTCGTCCACGAGCGCGTCACGTGGGTGTACGGCACGCGCGGCTACCGCTACCTGTTCCTCGACGCGGGCCACATCTGCCAGAACCTGTATCTCGCGGCAGAAAGCATCGGCTGCGGCGTCTGCGCCATCGCTTCCTTCGACGAGGACGCGCTCCACGCGCTGCTGGGCATCGATGGCACGGAGATGTTTGTCACCTATATGGGATCTGTCGGTAAAATTTAA
- a CDS encoding ABC transporter ATP-binding protein, with amino-acid sequence MPVVEIRALSLTRNQTPVLHGVSLSVEQGEIFVLIGPSGSGKSSLLRCLNRLEEPAPQTVFLNGDDITSLPVTTLRCRVGMVFQQTSMFPGTVADNLAYGPSLRKEVLPHERLVELLEQVALDPALLEKRATELSGGQGQRVAIARALANRPDVLLLDEPTSALDPIATHAVEQTLRDLRARLNLTLIWVSHMVEQARRVADRVLLLDAGRVVRIDTVDAMLDPQHGDPRVLAFADGDDDGMEHASEPAQPDAVAVKEPQP; translated from the coding sequence ATGCCAGTGGTCGAAATACGCGCGCTCAGCCTGACTCGCAACCAGACGCCGGTCTTGCACGGCGTCTCGCTCAGCGTCGAACAGGGCGAGATTTTCGTGCTCATCGGGCCGAGCGGCAGCGGTAAAAGCAGCTTGCTGCGCTGCCTCAACCGCCTGGAAGAACCCGCTCCTCAAACCGTTTTTCTGAACGGTGACGATATCACGTCGCTGCCCGTGACCACGCTGCGCTGCCGGGTCGGCATGGTCTTCCAGCAGACATCGATGTTCCCCGGCACGGTCGCGGACAACCTCGCCTACGGGCCATCGCTGCGCAAGGAAGTGCTGCCCCACGAGCGGTTGGTCGAGCTGCTGGAGCAGGTCGCGCTCGATCCGGCCCTGCTGGAAAAACGCGCGACCGAGCTTTCCGGCGGGCAGGGGCAGCGCGTCGCCATTGCGCGGGCGCTTGCCAACCGTCCCGACGTCCTGCTGCTCGATGAGCCGACCTCCGCGCTCGATCCCATCGCCACGCACGCCGTCGAGCAAACCCTGCGCGACCTGCGCGCACGGCTGAATCTGACGCTGATCTGGGTGTCACACATGGTCGAGCAGGCGCGCCGCGTCGCGGACCGGGTGCTGCTGCTGGACGCGGGCCGCGTGGTGCGCATCGACACCGTGGACGCCATGCTCGATCCGCAGCACGGCGATCCGCGTGTGCTGGCGTTTGCGGATGGTGATGATGACGGCATGGAGCACGCGAGTGAGCCTGCCCAACCGGATGCCGTTGCAGTGAAGGAGCCGCAGCCATGA
- a CDS encoding ABC transporter permease yields the protein MTLLNDALNGIGTALGNLNDLPRIGLAVALVAVAALISYWQRAGVEKDLASATARSFIQLVAIGYVLELIFNQDNPLWTVLMLLVMIVVGARTSGRRGKATPHATRVSFLSITLGSALTLAVLVIGGVFSFTPQAIIPIGGMIIGNAMTTAAQVMNRMSDDLLDQRPQIESMLALGATSRQASQIQFRRALRNAMIPHIDTTKTVGLIKLPGAMTGMILAGASPLEAVQLQIIVMYMLVGAVTFTGLISAYLTYREFFTPAYQLKSLTSPGEA from the coding sequence ATGACTCTGCTCAATGACGCGCTGAACGGGATCGGTACGGCGCTGGGGAACCTGAACGATCTCCCGCGTATCGGGCTGGCGGTGGCGCTGGTCGCCGTCGCCGCGCTGATCTCGTACTGGCAGCGGGCGGGCGTGGAAAAGGATCTCGCCTCCGCGACGGCCCGGTCGTTTATCCAGTTGGTCGCCATCGGCTACGTCCTGGAACTGATCTTCAACCAGGACAACCCGCTGTGGACCGTGCTCATGCTGCTGGTGATGATCGTGGTTGGCGCGCGGACGTCCGGCAGGCGCGGCAAAGCGACGCCGCACGCGACGCGCGTTTCGTTCCTGTCGATTACGCTTGGCTCCGCGCTGACTCTGGCCGTACTGGTGATCGGCGGCGTGTTCAGTTTCACGCCTCAGGCGATCATCCCCATCGGCGGCATGATCATCGGCAACGCCATGACCACCGCCGCGCAGGTCATGAACCGTATGTCCGACGACCTGCTCGACCAGCGCCCGCAGATCGAGTCGATGCTGGCCCTCGGCGCGACCAGCCGCCAGGCGTCCCAAATCCAGTTCCGGCGCGCGCTGCGCAACGCCATGATCCCCCACATCGACACCACCAAGACGGTCGGGCTGATCAAGCTGCCCGGCGCGATGACGGGCATGATCCTGGCCGGGGCGTCACCGCTGGAAGCGGTCCAGCTTCAGATTATCGTGATGTACATGCTCGTCGGCGCGGTGACGTTCACCGGGCTGATCTCGGCGTACCTGACCTACCGCGAGTTCTTCACGCCCGCCTACCAGCTCAAGTCCCTAACCAGCCCCGGCGAGGCGTAG
- a CDS encoding DUF5666 domain-containing protein, with translation MMRASAFRLLLASVLVAAAMAWAGPRAHAQSDDTNKVELVGLIEAVGQDAITVNGLVVDVAGAEVSATLDVGAAVWVEGVTLVDGTIRASEVAPAEDGVLLPGEIEIVGVLDSLSSGAAAVNGLTFDLAVAEVEGGLAVGDLVKVHAGLSTDGDWIAREIEAFVTDDSTSTSGATATAEPRFHNGEIEIVGTLTNAGDGFIVVAGQQIDISGAEIHGTPLLGALVKVHLSLVNGEWVAREVETQFDSHRGHDGGDDGVDDDHSGNSGRNGSDDRSGSGNSGSGNSSDAVDDNGSGGDGSDDGPGDDHGGDNRSDDDHSDDDHSSSDDRGGDDHGGDD, from the coding sequence ATGATGCGAGCAAGTGCTTTTAGACTGCTGCTGGCTTCCGTGCTGGTCGCGGCGGCGATGGCCTGGGCGGGACCGCGTGCACATGCCCAGAGCGATGATACGAACAAGGTCGAGCTGGTCGGGCTGATCGAGGCCGTGGGGCAGGACGCAATCACGGTCAACGGGCTGGTCGTCGACGTGGCCGGGGCCGAAGTCAGCGCGACGTTGGACGTGGGCGCGGCAGTGTGGGTCGAAGGCGTGACGCTGGTCGATGGCACGATCCGCGCGAGTGAGGTCGCTCCGGCGGAGGATGGCGTGCTGCTGCCCGGCGAGATCGAGATCGTCGGCGTGCTGGACAGCCTGTCGTCCGGTGCGGCAGCGGTCAACGGGCTGACGTTCGATCTGGCCGTGGCCGAGGTCGAGGGTGGGCTGGCGGTGGGTGATCTGGTGAAAGTGCACGCCGGACTCTCTACGGATGGCGACTGGATTGCGCGCGAGATTGAGGCGTTCGTGACCGACGACTCGACCTCAACCAGCGGTGCTACCGCAACGGCGGAGCCGCGCTTCCATAACGGCGAGATCGAAATCGTCGGCACGCTGACCAACGCCGGAGACGGGTTCATCGTCGTCGCGGGCCAGCAGATCGACATCAGCGGCGCGGAGATACACGGCACGCCGCTGTTGGGCGCGCTGGTCAAGGTGCACCTGAGTCTCGTCAACGGCGAGTGGGTGGCGCGGGAAGTCGAGACGCAGTTTGACAGCCATCGCGGGCATGACGGCGGGGACGACGGGGTTGACGACGATCACAGCGGGAATTCGGGTCGCAACGGCAGCGACGATCGCTCAGGCTCCGGCAACTCCGGCAGTGGGAATAGCAGCGATGCCGTGGACGATAACGGCAGCGGCGGCGACGGCAGTGACGACGGCCCCGGCGACGATCATGGCGGCGACAATCGCAGTGATGACGATCACAGTGATGATGATCACAGCAGTAGCGACGATCGCGGTGGGGACGATCACGGCGGCGACGACTAG
- a CDS encoding ABC transporter substrate-binding protein gives MHLWRRLVTYGLVAVVAVTALIGARSGAAQDDGFPRLVLDAAGREVIIPALPDRIAAVGDYPALAAVVPADQLIPVDPAASGAAQDIAGTDLLILTDLAATSYPDLVAAADEADVPVFEVGAVDGLDGWQHAVTQLGMATGQDLHAAEALARLDRRLETIRRAVAQQAAVRVLALTPEGYTFGAQTIFSDLVAASGGINVAGEAGYDDYRQVDDAAIRTLEPDMIVLAGAWSTEDAADFAANPAYADVPAVRNGRVLRLPFSATFPDDPAAAALWMAIVLHPGALGSLVG, from the coding sequence ATGCATCTGTGGCGGCGACTTGTGACGTATGGATTGGTAGCCGTGGTGGCCGTGACCGCGCTGATCGGCGCGCGCAGCGGGGCCGCGCAGGACGACGGCTTCCCGCGCCTGGTGCTCGACGCGGCGGGCCGCGAAGTGATCATCCCCGCGCTGCCGGACCGGATCGCGGCGGTGGGCGACTATCCCGCGCTGGCGGCAGTCGTGCCCGCTGACCAGCTCATACCCGTCGATCCGGCGGCGTCCGGCGCGGCGCAAGACATCGCCGGGACGGATCTGCTGATCCTGACCGATCTGGCCGCGACGTCGTATCCCGATCTGGTCGCGGCGGCAGACGAGGCGGATGTGCCGGTGTTCGAGGTAGGGGCGGTGGATGGGCTGGACGGCTGGCAGCACGCGGTCACGCAGTTGGGTATGGCGACCGGGCAGGATCTGCATGCGGCGGAAGCGCTTGCCCGGCTGGACCGGCGGCTGGAGACGATTCGCCGTGCGGTCGCGCAGCAGGCGGCGGTCCGGGTGCTGGCCCTCACGCCGGAAGGCTACACGTTTGGTGCGCAGACGATCTTCAGCGATCTCGTCGCCGCGTCGGGCGGGATTAACGTGGCGGGCGAGGCCGGGTACGACGATTACCGGCAGGTCGATGACGCGGCGATCCGCACCCTGGAGCCGGACATGATCGTGCTGGCGGGCGCGTGGAGCACCGAGGACGCGGCGGATTTCGCGGCGAATCCGGCGTATGCGGACGTGCCCGCCGTACGAAACGGGCGCGTGCTGCGGCTGCCGTTCAGCGCCACGTTCCCGGACGATCCGGCGGCGGCGGCGCTGTGGATGGCGATCGTGCTGCATCCCGGCGCACTGGGATCGTTGGTTGGGTGA
- a CDS encoding SH3 domain-containing protein, producing MRKTVVVVLVLLVTLAFGGFGIAAAQSSNPVPGLITSTTSVYAEPSDSGEAVGELAAGTMVDVLRSNDNQTWYEVDAADVSGYVPADSLTLLASPLLGETVWAASGSANVAIFSAPDLNSDLLSTMSYGDVATVLGSDGGEWSVVVGPDGTTGWALTSALESLDDATLAVVTMSSADAAGVYTDASITSELAGSVANGDTVYALGEPDGELVEVLAPEGVSGWMLTSQLTELPKASVSADVSSAAAGVYAAPELTADVLGDVDNGASVVFLGSVDDFWMEVYAPGLGMGYARKDNFGTPSVLGTTTYANAIVRQGPNDSIYKAITQLPAGTTLVVEGLSANGEWYQVEIPYDSILYPYNGLSGWINASLVSTDASGLSVTE from the coding sequence ATGAGGAAAACCGTGGTTGTGGTGTTGGTACTCCTGGTAACCCTGGCTTTCGGCGGCTTTGGTATTGCGGCAGCTCAGTCGAGCAATCCGGTCCCCGGCTTGATTACCAGCACCACCAGTGTGTATGCCGAGCCGTCCGATTCCGGCGAGGCAGTGGGGGAACTGGCCGCAGGCACGATGGTCGACGTTCTGCGGTCGAACGATAATCAGACGTGGTACGAAGTTGACGCGGCGGACGTGTCCGGCTACGTCCCGGCGGACAGCCTGACGCTGCTGGCCTCGCCGCTGCTGGGTGAAACGGTTTGGGCAGCCTCCGGATCGGCCAACGTGGCGATCTTCTCTGCGCCGGATCTGAACTCCGACCTGCTGAGCACGATGTCTTACGGCGATGTGGCGACGGTCCTCGGCTCGGACGGCGGCGAGTGGTCCGTGGTGGTTGGCCCCGATGGCACGACCGGCTGGGCGCTGACCTCCGCGCTGGAGTCGCTGGACGACGCGACGCTGGCCGTCGTGACGATGAGCTCCGCCGACGCGGCGGGCGTCTACACTGACGCCAGCATCACCAGCGAGTTGGCTGGCAGCGTCGCCAACGGCGATACGGTCTATGCGCTGGGCGAGCCCGACGGCGAGCTGGTCGAAGTGCTGGCTCCCGAAGGCGTGAGCGGCTGGATGCTGACCTCGCAGCTCACCGAGCTGCCGAAGGCGTCGGTGTCGGCGGACGTCAGCAGCGCTGCTGCCGGTGTGTACGCCGCGCCGGAACTGACGGCTGACGTGCTGGGCGACGTCGACAACGGCGCGTCCGTGGTCTTCCTCGGCTCGGTCGACGACTTCTGGATGGAAGTCTACGCGCCGGGTCTTGGCATGGGCTACGCGCGCAAGGACAACTTCGGCACGCCGTCGGTGCTGGGCACCACGACGTACGCCAACGCGATCGTGCGCCAGGGTCCCAACGACTCGATCTACAAGGCGATCACGCAGCTTCCGGCGGGCACGACTCTCGTGGTCGAGGGCCTCAGCGCCAACGGCGAATGGTATCAGGTCGAGATTCCCTACGACTCGATCCTCTATCCGTACAACGGCCTGTCGGGCTGGATCAACGCGTCGCTGGTCAGCACGGATGCCAGTGGGCTAAGCGTCACCGAATAG
- a CDS encoding substrate-binding domain-containing protein, protein MKRAKRTIVILGLALASCRGPIYAPTATPQVMSVRVMATSTAYPLLQDFALNFEQPGGRLSVIGQSAPWDTIYRQMLANVSPYALTAYVPDDVPLWVAPIGSNALVMVVNPANGVPSLMIDDLRNLFQGRIASWAELGGPDLPVTVVSREDGADTALVFRQQVMGPRHTTLAARLALSGSGVVDLVASTPGAIGYVGLELLDSRVRAVPLAAELGGVPVLPTRAALDSGQYPLPMMIQIVGLAPPEEGSIYRDWFAWMQSGDGQALVRARYGAFKE, encoded by the coding sequence ATGAAGCGGGCCAAACGCACCATCGTCATACTTGGTCTGGCACTGGCAAGCTGTAGGGGACCCATCTACGCGCCCACGGCCACGCCCCAGGTGATGAGCGTCCGAGTCATGGCGACGTCCACAGCCTATCCGCTGCTTCAGGATTTCGCTTTGAACTTCGAACAGCCGGGCGGTCGCCTGTCGGTGATCGGCCAGTCCGCGCCGTGGGACACCATCTACCGCCAGATGCTGGCCAACGTCAGTCCGTACGCGCTGACCGCCTACGTGCCCGACGACGTGCCGCTATGGGTTGCCCCCATCGGCTCCAACGCGCTGGTGATGGTAGTCAATCCGGCGAACGGCGTGCCCAGCCTGATGATTGACGATCTGCGCAACCTCTTCCAGGGACGCATCGCAAGCTGGGCCGAGCTGGGCGGGCCAGACCTGCCGGTGACGGTGGTCAGCCGCGAAGACGGGGCCGACACCGCGCTGGTCTTCCGGCAGCAGGTCATGGGGCCGCGCCACACGACCCTCGCCGCGCGGCTGGCGCTGTCGGGCAGCGGCGTAGTCGATCTGGTGGCGAGCACACCGGGAGCTATCGGCTATGTGGGCCTGGAACTGCTCGACAGCCGCGTGCGCGCCGTGCCATTGGCGGCGGAACTCGGCGGCGTGCCGGTGCTGCCCACCCGCGCCGCGCTCGACAGCGGCCAGTACCCACTGCCCATGATGATCCAGATCGTCGGTTTGGCCCCGCCGGAGGAGGGCAGCATCTACCGGGACTGGTTCGCCTGGATGCAGAGCGGTGACGGGCAGGCGCTCGTGCGGGCGCGGTATGGCGCGTTTAAAGAGTAA
- the uppP gene encoding undecaprenyl-diphosphatase UppP, whose protein sequence is MDLLRAIILGVLQGATEFLPISSSGHLVLVPWWLGWDESPLVFDVTLHLGTLVAVLVYFWRDWLTLLRAAWTALRTRSVQDPDARLLLYLVLGTIPAALAGLLLEDFFSSVFGAPWVVAVFLLVTAALLVVSERTHHTGKDVSGITALDALIIGLAQACSILPGLSRSGSTIATGMWRGLSRPDAARFSFLLAAPIIFGAGFKQVLDVLLGNETIPHDLVTPMIAGFLAAMIVGYLCIWFLLRLVQQRRLYGFALYCAVFGTLSLLVALLT, encoded by the coding sequence TTGGACCTGCTCAGGGCTATCATCCTTGGTGTTCTTCAGGGAGCTACCGAATTTCTGCCTATTTCTAGCTCCGGCCATCTCGTTCTCGTGCCTTGGTGGTTGGGTTGGGACGAGTCTCCGCTCGTCTTCGACGTGACGCTGCACCTGGGAACATTGGTGGCGGTGCTTGTGTACTTTTGGCGCGACTGGCTGACACTCTTGCGTGCCGCTTGGACTGCGCTCCGTACCCGCTCTGTACAAGACCCCGATGCTCGTCTCCTGCTGTACCTCGTGCTTGGGACGATCCCCGCTGCGCTGGCGGGATTGCTGCTCGAAGACTTCTTTTCCTCGGTGTTCGGCGCGCCGTGGGTTGTGGCCGTGTTTCTGCTGGTCACGGCGGCGCTGCTGGTGGTGAGCGAACGCACTCATCACACCGGGAAGGATGTGAGCGGCATCACGGCGCTGGATGCTCTTATTATCGGCCTGGCGCAGGCATGTTCTATCCTGCCGGGCCTCTCACGTTCGGGCAGTACCATTGCCACCGGGATGTGGCGCGGTTTGTCGCGTCCTGATGCGGCCCGGTTCAGCTTTTTGCTGGCCGCGCCGATCATCTTCGGGGCAGGTTTTAAACAGGTGCTGGACGTTCTGTTGGGGAATGAGACCATCCCGCACGATCTGGTGACGCCGATGATCGCCGGGTTTCTGGCGGCGATGATCGTGGGTTACCTGTGCATCTGGTTCTTGCTGCGCCTCGTGCAGCAGCGGCGGTTGTACGGATTCGCACTCTACTGCGCAGTGTTTGGCACGCTGAGTCTGCTGGTAGCCCTCTTGACCTGA
- the tgt gene encoding tRNA guanosine(34) transglycosylase Tgt, with amino-acid sequence MVFEFSLKAQQGAARAGVLQTPHGPLPTPVFAPVGTQATVKAVEPRELRELGATLVLANTYHLHLRPGEDLVAEFGGLHDFMAWDGPMLTDSGGFQVFSLGEMRDIDDDGVTFRSYLDGSIHRFTPEVSVQIQHKLGADIIMAFDECPVPNDRAAVEQALARTHHWLDRCAQEHARSGDPARQALFGIVQGGIFPDLRAASVEYAASLDLPGYAIGGLAVGETKAEMAHTLEQTTSLMPADKPRYLMGVGSPEDLVNGVARGVDIFDCVLPTRVARNGAALTRQGRINMRNRQYATDHNPIEPGCTCYTCRTFSRGYVRHLVQSSEILGHQLLSIHNLHLLLTLMREMRAAILDGTFDDYATAFLASYQPVGAPQGAALHIA; translated from the coding sequence ATGGTCTTCGAGTTTTCACTTAAGGCACAGCAAGGCGCCGCACGGGCCGGTGTTTTACAAACGCCGCATGGCCCGCTGCCTACGCCCGTTTTTGCGCCCGTCGGTACGCAGGCGACCGTCAAGGCCGTCGAGCCGCGCGAGCTGCGAGAACTGGGTGCCACGCTGGTGCTGGCCAACACCTACCATCTCCACCTGCGGCCCGGCGAAGATCTCGTTGCCGAGTTTGGCGGGTTGCATGACTTTATGGCGTGGGACGGCCCGATGCTCACTGATTCGGGCGGGTTCCAGGTCTTCAGTCTGGGGGAGATGCGTGACATCGACGACGACGGGGTAACGTTCCGTAGTTATCTCGATGGCTCCATCCACCGCTTCACGCCCGAAGTGTCCGTCCAGATCCAGCACAAGCTGGGGGCGGATATCATCATGGCCTTCGACGAGTGCCCGGTGCCCAACGATCGCGCAGCGGTCGAGCAGGCGCTGGCACGCACCCACCACTGGCTGGATCGCTGCGCACAGGAACACGCGCGCAGCGGTGATCCGGCGCGCCAGGCGCTGTTTGGCATCGTGCAGGGCGGGATCTTCCCGGACCTGCGCGCGGCCTCGGTCGAGTATGCGGCCAGCCTGGATCTGCCCGGATATGCTATCGGTGGACTGGCCGTGGGCGAGACCAAAGCGGAGATGGCACACACACTCGAACAAACAACCTCTCTGATGCCTGCCGATAAGCCTCGCTACTTGATGGGCGTCGGCAGCCCTGAGGACCTGGTGAACGGCGTGGCGCGCGGCGTCGATATCTTCGACTGCGTGCTGCCCACCCGGGTTGCGCGGAACGGCGCGGCGCTCACGCGCCAGGGCCGGATCAACATGCGCAACCGGCAGTATGCCACCGATCATAACCCGATCGAGCCGGGGTGCACCTGCTATACCTGCCGGACGTTTTCGCGCGGGTATGTGCGCCATCTGGTCCAGTCTTCCGAGATCCTCGGACACCAACTGCTAAGCATCCATAACTTGCATCTTCTTCTCACGCTCATGCGTGAAATGCGCGCGGCAATTCTTGACGGTACGTTTGACGACTATGCAACGGCGTTCCTGGCGAGCTACCAACCAGTTGGAGCACCCCAAGGAGCAGCGTTACACATCGCATAA
- a CDS encoding pre-peptidase C-terminal domain-containing protein — translation MRNRRDTTWWAGLVASVALALGACAAAPRVLGAPPAQTGTPIAYGDTVAGEITEDVPCVYYWFDGHAGDTITLDMQRTSGSLDGQIWLYLEDADPNTAPIAFNDDRPSGGLNPLVETTLPAADWYTVGACRLQHANMRVTVGTFTLTLTGPESSGAADESSAPEPTADSAVTGAATPTGEGGLTGDLFPVGTATAAPTGLPPSTVEPAATEPVESEDGWVYPFGYTPLPDAAAQALPEDAVTSLDYDQPTAGYLWADQPERLHELAVDAGDVVVIEWQQPTDALQPRITVTTPDGTVIARVDLPDVVHGARLTFVAPDVPSVLIHVARFDGATDASTGGYTLLARRSVSNTG, via the coding sequence ATGCGTAACCGCAGGGACACAACGTGGTGGGCCGGACTGGTGGCGAGCGTTGCACTGGCACTTGGCGCGTGTGCGGCTGCGCCGCGTGTGTTGGGCGCGCCGCCCGCACAGACCGGTACGCCCATCGCGTACGGGGACACCGTCGCGGGCGAGATCACCGAGGACGTGCCGTGCGTCTACTACTGGTTCGACGGGCACGCGGGCGACACGATCACGCTCGACATGCAGCGCACGTCCGGCAGCCTGGACGGCCAGATCTGGCTCTACCTGGAAGACGCCGACCCCAACACGGCCCCGATTGCGTTCAACGACGACCGGCCCAGCGGCGGACTGAATCCGCTGGTCGAGACGACGCTGCCCGCCGCCGACTGGTACACGGTCGGGGCGTGCCGCCTTCAGCACGCGAATATGCGCGTCACGGTCGGCACCTTCACGCTGACGCTGACCGGACCGGAGTCGTCCGGCGCGGCGGATGAATCGTCCGCGCCGGAGCCGACGGCTGACAGCGCGGTGACGGGTGCAGCGACGCCGACGGGGGAGGGCGGTCTGACGGGCGACCTGTTCCCGGTGGGCACGGCAACCGCTGCGCCGACGGGGCTGCCGCCGAGCACCGTTGAGCCTGCCGCGACCGAGCCGGTCGAGTCCGAGGACGGGTGGGTGTATCCGTTTGGCTACACGCCGCTGCCGGACGCCGCCGCTCAGGCGCTGCCGGAGGATGCCGTCACCTCGTTGGACTACGACCAGCCGACCGCCGGATATTTGTGGGCGGACCAGCCGGAGCGCCTGCACGAGCTGGCCGTCGACGCCGGGGACGTGGTGGTGATCGAATGGCAGCAGCCCACGGACGCCTTGCAGCCGCGCATCACGGTCACGACGCCGGACGGCACCGTGATCGCCCGCGTCGATCTGCCGGACGTGGTGCACGGCGCGCGCCTGACGTTCGTCGCGCCGGACGTGCCCAGCGTGCTGATCCACGTCGCGCGCTTCGACGGCGCGACCGACGCCAGCACGGGCGGGTATACCCTGTTGGCCCGGCGCAGCGTCTCGAACACAGGCTGA
- the gcvH gene encoding glycine cleavage system protein GcvH, which yields MADWKTLDNAKYTENDEWVIVDGGTAKIGLTDYAQDQLSDIVFVDLPDVGDKLSKGEPFATVESVKAASDVYAPVSGEIVAVNSALDNAPETINADAFGAGWIVEVKLENTAELADLLDAAAYVKHCESRS from the coding sequence ATGGCTGACTGGAAGACGCTTGACAACGCAAAATACACCGAAAACGACGAGTGGGTGATCGTGGACGGCGGCACGGCGAAGATCGGCCTGACCGACTACGCACAGGATCAACTATCCGACATCGTGTTCGTGGATCTGCCCGACGTGGGCGACAAGCTCAGCAAGGGCGAACCCTTCGCTACCGTCGAGAGCGTGAAGGCGGCGTCGGACGTCTATGCGCCCGTCAGCGGCGAGATCGTTGCGGTGAACTCGGCCCTGGACAATGCACCGGAGACGATCAACGCCGATGCGTTTGGCGCGGGCTGGATCGTCGAGGTCAAGCTGGAAAACACAGCAGAGTTGGCCGACCTGCTCGACGCCGCCGCCTACGTCAAGCACTGCGAAAGCCGGAGCTAA